In Gammaproteobacteria bacterium (ex Lamellibrachia satsuma), a single genomic region encodes these proteins:
- a CDS encoding O-succinylhomoserine sulfhydrylase — protein sequence MPIDDPTLWEFATQAIRTGHARTAEGEHSEPIFPTSSFVFSSAAEAAARFSGDEPGNIYARFTNPTVRTFEERLAALEGGESCVATASGMAAILATCMGLLEAGDHIVSSRSVFGTTTVLFNKYLSRFGIKTSFVELSDLGAWEQAIRSETRLLFLETPSNPLTEIVDLQALAALAHAHDCLLVVDNCFCTPALQRPLGLGADIVVHSATKYLDGQGRCVGGAVVGDSKLVGEEVFGVLRTAGPTMSPFNAWVFLKGLETLQLRMLAHSQSAQVLAEWLELHPQVARVHYPGLTSHPQHEIALQQQQAAGGILSFELKGGQTAAWSVIDATNMLSITANLGDTKTTITHPATTTHGRLSDEEKAASGISTGLLRIAVGLESVADIQADLARGLDAL from the coding sequence ATGCCGATAGATGACCCAACTCTCTGGGAGTTTGCCACCCAGGCAATTCGTACAGGACACGCAAGAACAGCAGAAGGGGAGCATAGCGAACCCATCTTTCCCACCTCCAGTTTTGTTTTCAGCAGTGCCGCGGAGGCGGCGGCAAGATTCAGCGGAGATGAGCCGGGTAATATCTACGCACGCTTTACCAATCCTACAGTGCGCACCTTTGAAGAGCGCTTGGCGGCGCTGGAAGGGGGCGAATCCTGTGTCGCCACCGCTTCCGGTATGGCGGCAATTCTTGCCACCTGCATGGGCCTGCTCGAAGCGGGGGATCATATCGTCTCTTCACGCAGCGTTTTCGGAACCACCACGGTACTTTTCAATAAATACCTGAGCAGGTTCGGCATAAAAACTAGCTTTGTTGAACTCAGTGACCTGGGCGCATGGGAACAGGCCATTCGTTCGGAGACAAGGCTGCTGTTTCTTGAAACCCCGTCAAATCCACTGACCGAGATTGTTGATTTGCAGGCGCTTGCGGCATTGGCGCACGCGCATGATTGTCTGCTCGTGGTGGATAACTGTTTCTGTACCCCCGCGCTGCAACGGCCGTTGGGACTGGGCGCTGATATCGTGGTGCATTCGGCTACCAAGTACCTGGACGGACAGGGCCGTTGCGTTGGCGGTGCGGTAGTTGGTGACAGCAAACTTGTTGGAGAAGAAGTGTTTGGCGTGCTGCGTACCGCCGGTCCAACCATGAGTCCTTTCAACGCCTGGGTGTTTCTGAAGGGCCTGGAGACGTTGCAACTGCGTATGTTGGCCCATTCGCAGAGTGCTCAGGTTTTGGCCGAGTGGCTTGAGTTGCATCCGCAGGTCGCCCGGGTCCACTATCCGGGACTGACTTCCCATCCCCAACATGAGATAGCATTGCAACAACAGCAGGCAGCGGGGGGGATTCTCTCCTTTGAGCTCAAGGGCGGCCAAACGGCGGCCTGGTCTGTGATCGATGCGACTAACATGCTTTCGATCACAGCCAACCTTGGAGACACCAAGACGACTATCACGCATCCTGCCACCACCACTCACGGGCGCCTCTCCGATGAGGAGAAAGCAGCCTCTGGTATTTCTACCGGGTTGTTGAGGATCGCCGTGGGACTGGAGAGCGTTGCCGATATCCAGGCCGACCTGGCTCGCGGCCTGGATGCCCTCTGA
- a CDS encoding YeeE/YedE family protein has protein sequence MELNVTTQVILLGGVVASIMGFVAAKTNFCTMGAVSDWINMGDTNRLRTWFLAMVVGIVGVMVLEGLGLFSLDSTRPPYRSSMFPLVDYVLGGLMFGVGMTLASGCGNKTLLRIGGGNLKSIIVFLIAGTMAYFMTHTLSAETDKTLYSILFFPWTRHFTLDLPANQDLGSLLAAITGADAGMLRLVMGGLLATIISFVIFRSADFRRSGEILLSGLVIGICVLFAWYITGSLLFGEEGTWLEATEWLEGDERPVGIGVQSFTFINPMGETLAYMANPGNSLLITFGVGALVGVLLGSFAYALVSRSFRIEWFYDLRDFINHAIGAVLMGVGGVLAVGCTIGQGISGVSTLSLGSMLALASIILGSALTMKVQYYKLVYEDEATFPAALLSGMVDLKLLPEKLRKLEAI, from the coding sequence ATGGAACTCAATGTTACGACTCAGGTGATTCTGCTTGGAGGTGTCGTCGCCTCCATCATGGGATTTGTGGCGGCCAAAACCAATTTTTGCACCATGGGAGCAGTCTCCGACTGGATCAACATGGGGGATACCAACCGTCTGCGCACCTGGTTTTTGGCCATGGTGGTCGGCATCGTTGGTGTGATGGTGCTTGAAGGCCTCGGTCTGTTCAGCCTCGATTCCACCCGTCCGCCCTATCGCAGCAGCATGTTCCCTCTGGTCGACTACGTACTGGGCGGATTGATGTTTGGCGTCGGTATGACGCTGGCCAGTGGTTGTGGTAACAAAACGCTACTGCGTATCGGTGGCGGTAATCTCAAATCGATTATTGTCTTTTTGATTGCGGGTACCATGGCCTACTTCATGACTCATACGCTCTCTGCCGAGACGGATAAAACGCTCTACTCTATCCTTTTCTTTCCCTGGACCCGCCATTTTACGCTGGATTTGCCTGCCAACCAGGATTTGGGCAGCCTGCTGGCTGCCATTACCGGCGCAGATGCCGGCATGCTGCGTCTGGTGATGGGGGGATTGCTGGCCACCATTATCTCTTTTGTCATCTTCCGTTCCGCTGATTTCAGACGCAGTGGGGAGATACTCCTGAGCGGTTTGGTCATAGGTATCTGTGTTCTGTTTGCCTGGTATATCACCGGCAGTCTGCTGTTTGGGGAGGAGGGTACCTGGCTGGAGGCAACAGAGTGGTTGGAGGGTGATGAGCGCCCGGTGGGGATCGGTGTTCAATCCTTTACTTTTATCAACCCGATGGGAGAGACGCTTGCCTACATGGCTAATCCCGGCAATAGTCTACTGATCACCTTCGGGGTTGGCGCCTTGGTGGGTGTGTTGCTTGGAAGTTTTGCCTATGCGCTGGTGAGCCGAAGTTTTCGTATCGAGTGGTTTTATGATCTGCGTGATTTCATCAATCACGCCATCGGTGCCGTGTTGATGGGGGTGGGGGGCGTGTTGGCAGTTGGTTGCACTATCGGCCAGGGAATCTCCGGTGTTTCAACCCTTTCCCTTGGATCGATGTTGGCGTTGGCCTCTATTATTCTTGGCAGTGCACTGACCATGAAGGTTCAATACTACAAACTGGTTTATGAAGATGAGGCGACTTTCCCTGCAGCGCTGCTGAGCGGAATGGTTGATCTGAAGTTGCTGCCGGAGAAGTTGAGAAAACTCGAGGCGATTTGA
- a CDS encoding DUF4743 domain-containing protein encodes MKEAEGYLRHIRDCNHWNPENFRPLFIDDKCVGRLKPKMVKALAQWPNLFSISENRVNFTREISEMDDRTQALDEIVNALVEQGVISHSHGERYPVTASGREDAFATIDRTAAPYFGLRAYGQHLNGYVRSGEGIKLWIARRASDRKIYPGKLDNMVAGGLPQSLGFAENLQKECWEEAAVPCELALSAIPVGALTYCRETETGLKPDTLYCYDLELPEDFVPQNTDGEVEAFYLMNLEEVARIVRQTDEFKLNCNLVVIDFMIRHGFLSPGAPDYLEIVEGLHEKL; translated from the coding sequence ATGAAGGAAGCAGAGGGATACCTGCGGCATATCAGGGACTGCAATCACTGGAATCCGGAGAATTTCCGGCCACTCTTTATCGATGACAAGTGTGTCGGCAGGTTGAAGCCGAAGATGGTGAAAGCGCTCGCTCAGTGGCCGAATCTATTTTCTATAAGTGAAAATCGTGTCAATTTCACTCGCGAAATCAGTGAGATGGATGATCGTACTCAGGCGCTGGACGAAATAGTGAATGCACTCGTGGAGCAGGGGGTCATCTCCCATAGTCATGGGGAACGATACCCCGTTACTGCGTCTGGCCGGGAGGATGCCTTCGCAACTATTGACCGGACAGCGGCCCCCTATTTTGGTCTCCGTGCCTACGGCCAGCACCTGAATGGTTATGTGCGGAGTGGGGAAGGCATCAAACTCTGGATTGCCCGGCGAGCCTCGGATCGCAAGATCTATCCAGGTAAACTGGACAATATGGTGGCTGGCGGCCTGCCACAGAGCCTGGGTTTTGCGGAGAATCTGCAAAAGGAGTGTTGGGAAGAAGCTGCGGTACCCTGTGAACTGGCTCTCAGCGCGATTCCTGTTGGCGCACTAACCTATTGTCGGGAAACGGAAACAGGATTAAAACCGGATACGCTATACTGCTATGATCTGGAGCTGCCTGAGGATTTCGTGCCGCAAAACACAGACGGTGAGGTTGAGGCTTTCTACCTCATGAATCTGGAAGAGGTAGCGCGGATCGTGAGGCAAACCGATGAGTTCAAATTGAACTGTAACCTGGTCGTTATCGATTTTATGATCAGGCACGGTTTTTTGTCCCCCGGTGCGCCGGACTATCTGGAGATCGTTGAGGGATTGCATGAAAAGTTGTAA
- the mazG gene encoding nucleoside triphosphate pyrophosphohydrolase, with product MSASLERLIEIMARLRDPEKGCPWDREQTFETVVPYTIEEAYEVEDVIQQGDMPGLCEELGDLLFQVVFHARMAEEAGEFVFDDVVCAINDKMVRRHPHVFAEEKPGDRHQQRQAWEGHKSQERKKKAGYSGSGTLHSVASALPALMRAEKLQKRAARVGFDWQDIAGASQKIDEALAECQAALQSGVKQEIEEEVGDLLFSCVNLARHAGVDAESALRRANRKFSSCFTYMEDRLGEQAKTLRQLSTEELDQLWEEAKLTGAGQRTT from the coding sequence ATGTCGGCTTCATTGGAACGCTTGATCGAGATAATGGCCAGGCTTCGCGACCCGGAGAAGGGGTGTCCCTGGGATCGCGAACAGACCTTCGAAACCGTGGTTCCCTATACCATCGAAGAGGCCTATGAGGTTGAGGACGTCATACAGCAGGGAGATATGCCTGGGCTCTGTGAAGAGTTGGGGGATCTGCTGTTCCAGGTAGTCTTTCACGCCAGAATGGCCGAAGAGGCAGGCGAATTTGTCTTCGATGACGTTGTCTGTGCGATAAATGACAAAATGGTTCGGCGTCATCCCCATGTCTTTGCAGAAGAGAAGCCAGGGGATCGGCACCAGCAACGCCAGGCTTGGGAGGGCCACAAGTCTCAGGAACGTAAGAAAAAAGCCGGATATAGTGGCTCAGGGACATTACATAGCGTTGCCTCAGCCTTGCCGGCGCTGATGCGTGCGGAGAAATTGCAAAAGCGAGCGGCCAGAGTCGGTTTCGACTGGCAGGATATAGCCGGTGCCAGCCAGAAGATCGATGAAGCGCTGGCGGAGTGCCAAGCCGCACTTCAAAGCGGTGTGAAACAGGAGATCGAAGAAGAGGTTGGCGATCTGCTGTTCAGCTGCGTTAATCTTGCCCGTCATGCTGGCGTGGATGCAGAGAGTGCCTTGCGGCGTGCCAATCGCAAGTTTTCCAGCTGTTTCACCTACATGGAGGACCGACTTGGAGAGCAGGCGAAAACCCTTCGGCAGCTTTCAACGGAGGAACTCGACCAGCTGTGGGAAGAAGCCAAATTGACAGGCGCAGGACAGAGAACAACATGA
- the dinB gene encoding DNA polymerase IV → MHVDMDAFFASVEQRDTPELRHRPVIVGALPGGRGVVATCSYEARAFGIRSAMPISEAWRRCPGAIFLRPDMPRYVEASRKIMQLLQSISPVVEPVSIDEAYLDASGLERLNGELESIASLTRQKIRETVGLGCSVGIGPNRLIAKLASEYRKPNGQTVVRHEEVLAFLDPMPVSNLRGVGKKTDKIVQKLGIQTVHQLRQYSLEILSAHFGRKGGRHLYDQARGIASSRVGGTQGRKSISKETTFKRDVTRPRQLREKLRQLSAEVGRSARHKSLKGRVVNLKIRIEGFETHTRQCRLPRAVNADGEIFRHVWKLYEQSGLAGRSVRLIGVGISDFGSEEPMSDLFESSREREEKLYSTMDEITDKYGINVLSRGIRR, encoded by the coding sequence ATGCATGTAGACATGGACGCCTTCTTTGCCTCGGTGGAGCAGCGCGATACTCCGGAGCTTCGCCATCGACCTGTGATCGTCGGGGCCTTGCCGGGTGGTCGTGGTGTGGTTGCCACCTGTTCCTACGAGGCTCGTGCTTTCGGCATTCGTTCCGCCATGCCAATCTCGGAGGCCTGGCGCCGCTGTCCCGGTGCGATCTTTCTGCGGCCGGATATGCCACGCTACGTGGAGGCATCCCGGAAGATCATGCAGCTTCTGCAATCCATCTCTCCGGTGGTGGAGCCTGTCTCCATCGATGAGGCCTATCTTGACGCCTCAGGGTTGGAGCGCCTGAACGGAGAGCTGGAGTCGATTGCTTCGCTGACCCGGCAGAAGATTCGCGAGACAGTGGGATTGGGGTGCTCAGTCGGCATCGGTCCCAACAGGCTGATTGCCAAACTGGCTTCGGAGTATCGCAAACCCAATGGTCAGACGGTAGTTCGGCATGAGGAAGTGCTGGCCTTTCTAGACCCCATGCCGGTCTCGAATCTGCGTGGCGTGGGAAAAAAGACCGACAAAATCGTTCAGAAACTGGGTATTCAGACGGTCCACCAACTCAGACAATACTCACTGGAGATCCTCAGCGCTCATTTTGGCCGGAAAGGCGGGCGCCATCTTTATGATCAGGCGCGTGGAATTGCCTCCAGTCGTGTTGGGGGAACGCAAGGGCGTAAGTCAATCTCCAAGGAGACGACTTTCAAGCGTGATGTCACCCGTCCGCGGCAGCTGCGGGAGAAACTGCGGCAACTGTCGGCAGAGGTGGGGCGTAGCGCCCGGCACAAAAGCCTCAAGGGTAGGGTGGTCAACCTGAAGATACGTATTGAAGGCTTTGAGACCCACACCCGTCAGTGCAGGCTGCCCAGGGCGGTAAATGCCGATGGTGAGATCTTTAGACATGTCTGGAAGCTCTATGAGCAGAGTGGTCTGGCGGGGCGTTCGGTACGATTGATTGGCGTCGGAATCAGTGATTTTGGCAGTGAGGAACCAATGTCAGATCTTTTTGAATCGAGCAGGGAGAGAGAGGAAAAGCTCTATTCCACCATGGATGAGATAACAGATAAATATGGTATCAATGTGCTGTCGCGTGGCATACGCAGATAA
- a CDS encoding carboxy terminal-processing peptidase — translation MIFIRKSVYTLLALFLVSSQAWGERRVLPLDELEPTQQHRQSTMIILKVIDKYHYKKAKLDDEMSGQLLDRYLDSLDPNRSFFTAKDIEGISLYQDKLDNYLLNARLEPAFAIFRIYRKRVDEAVETALKLVDTGFDFSIDEVYQFDREDAPWAQTRTELEDIWRKRVKNDFLNLRLTGKEDDEIRKTLKERYEGLQRRISQFDSNDIYQAFINAYTLSLEPHTSYMSPSTSENFDISMRLSLEGIGAVLRMDDEFTVVQKTVAGGPAKFSGDVHAGDRIVGVGQGLEGDILDIIGWRLQDVVEKIRGPKGTVVRLRILPKDAGSGGKTQLVTLVRNKIKLEEQAAKSSVIEGLEGMGKLRIGVIEVPTFYRDFAAEGRGDESFRSTTRDVRKLVTELKKTAVDGVVIDLRQNGGGSLSEATELTGIFIDTGPVVQIKDAFGKVEVERDPDTGIAYDGPLAVLVDRNSASASEIFAGAIQDYQRGIVIGEPTFGKGTVQTLVDLGRFVPSNEDDLGRLRLTMAQFFRINGGSTQHRGVVPDILFPMASYSAKHGERSLDNALPWAQIKAARYAPKGGNAVSHLLDRHKGRISKDAGFQMLLEQEKRIQEIEDRTEITLLESQRKLEWDQREKARMDHKNRFRIASGMASIKTDRDREDHDDEADKVESEAASLIQLNETARILADSIHLQAPRAVMR, via the coding sequence ATGATATTTATTAGGAAGAGTGTCTACACCCTGCTTGCGTTGTTCCTCGTGTCTTCTCAGGCGTGGGGAGAAAGGCGTGTCCTGCCACTCGATGAGCTCGAGCCAACTCAGCAACACCGTCAGTCCACCATGATCATTCTGAAGGTGATAGACAAGTATCACTACAAGAAAGCGAAACTGGACGATGAGATGTCGGGGCAGCTTCTGGATCGTTACCTCGACTCGCTCGACCCCAATCGATCATTTTTTACTGCCAAAGATATCGAAGGGATCTCCCTGTATCAGGATAAACTTGATAACTATCTGCTAAATGCCAGGCTGGAACCGGCATTTGCGATATTCCGCATCTACCGGAAGCGGGTCGATGAGGCGGTCGAAACTGCTCTCAAACTGGTTGATACCGGCTTCGATTTCTCGATTGATGAGGTCTACCAGTTCGACAGGGAAGATGCGCCATGGGCTCAAACCCGAACCGAATTGGAGGATATATGGCGGAAACGGGTCAAAAACGACTTTCTAAATCTGCGTTTGACCGGAAAGGAAGACGACGAGATTCGTAAAACCCTGAAAGAACGCTATGAAGGACTTCAACGCAGGATCAGCCAGTTTGATTCAAACGACATCTACCAGGCTTTCATCAATGCCTACACCTTGAGTCTTGAACCTCATACCAGCTATATGTCACCCAGCACCTCAGAGAACTTCGATATCAGTATGCGCCTCTCTCTAGAAGGCATAGGTGCCGTATTGCGCATGGATGACGAGTTCACTGTGGTACAGAAAACAGTGGCCGGAGGCCCCGCGAAATTTAGCGGAGATGTGCATGCCGGTGACAGGATTGTCGGTGTTGGCCAGGGGCTTGAGGGTGACATCCTCGACATTATTGGCTGGCGCCTGCAGGATGTGGTGGAAAAGATTCGTGGACCCAAGGGTACGGTCGTACGACTGCGGATTCTGCCGAAAGATGCCGGTTCCGGCGGCAAAACCCAATTGGTGACACTGGTTCGCAACAAGATCAAGCTGGAGGAACAGGCCGCAAAGAGTTCGGTGATCGAAGGTTTGGAGGGGATGGGAAAGCTGCGCATCGGCGTGATTGAGGTGCCGACATTCTATCGGGATTTTGCGGCGGAAGGGCGAGGCGATGAGAGTTTTCGCAGTACCACGAGAGACGTGCGTAAGCTGGTTACCGAGTTGAAAAAAACCGCTGTGGATGGCGTCGTTATCGATCTGCGCCAGAATGGCGGTGGCTCCCTTTCGGAGGCGACCGAACTGACGGGAATCTTTATCGACACAGGCCCCGTGGTTCAGATCAAGGACGCTTTCGGGAAGGTCGAAGTGGAGCGGGATCCCGATACAGGTATTGCATACGATGGTCCGCTGGCGGTTTTGGTGGACCGCAACAGTGCGTCAGCCTCTGAAATCTTTGCCGGTGCCATCCAGGACTACCAGCGGGGTATTGTCATCGGCGAGCCGACTTTTGGAAAGGGTACAGTGCAGACGTTGGTGGATCTGGGGCGTTTTGTACCGAGCAATGAGGATGACCTCGGCAGACTAAGGTTGACTATGGCGCAATTTTTCCGCATCAACGGCGGCAGTACCCAGCACCGTGGTGTGGTTCCGGATATCCTCTTTCCAATGGCCAGCTACTCGGCCAAACATGGCGAGCGCTCTCTGGATAATGCGCTACCTTGGGCGCAGATCAAGGCAGCCCGCTACGCCCCAAAAGGGGGTAATGCAGTCTCCCACCTGTTGGATCGCCATAAGGGCCGAATCTCTAAAGATGCCGGCTTCCAGATGCTGCTTGAACAGGAGAAGCGTATCCAGGAGATTGAAGACCGTACCGAAATCACCTTACTGGAGAGTCAACGCAAACTAGAGTGGGATCAGCGTGAAAAGGCGCGGATGGACCATAAAAACCGTTTCCGTATCGCAAGCGGAATGGCGTCCATCAAAACGGACCGTGACCGGGAAGACCACGATGACGAAGCCGATAAAGTAGAGAGCGAAGCTGCCAGCCTGATCCAACTCAATGAAACCGCAAGAATTTTAGCGGATTCGATTCATTTGCAGGCACCAAGAGCCGTGATGCGCTAA
- a CDS encoding glutamate--cysteine ligase, translating to MYEKLEQRLLRLVRDRSTDLLRGGFVGLEKESLRVSSSGGISQAAHPLNLGSPLCHSYITTDYSEALTEFITPPFADRKQPLAFLRDAQKFVYDHLDNELLWATSMPCVVEGGERIPLARYGTSNAGTMKTVYRRGLGHRYGRVMQVIAGVHFNYSLPERFWPLFQEQEGDQRDLQRFITESYFGMLRNLQRFGWLIPYLFGASPAVCKSFLGGRATNLKPFDKYTYYYPYATSLRMGDIGYQNSKEQGTGIKACYDCLDAYVETLGRATETACPIYRMIGVKVDGRYEQLNANILQIENEYYSTVRPKQIPDGLEKPILALQRRGVRYVELRSLDVNAFDPLGIDEQQVYFLEAFMLFCQLLDSPSINVFEQREIDRNEGASAHRGRDPELFLQRNGREIRLRDWALEICESMQAVCEILDQGTGARTYSRALEQLSERARYPELTPSARMLAEMRENGESFFEFAQRISHDHQDYFLKQQLSAERQRVFTEEAERSWEQQGVIESADKISFDQFLADYFSQQ from the coding sequence TTGTACGAAAAACTGGAACAGCGGCTGCTTCGACTAGTGCGGGACCGATCGACAGATCTCCTGCGTGGGGGGTTCGTAGGCCTGGAAAAGGAGAGTTTGAGGGTTTCCAGTAGCGGGGGTATCTCCCAGGCAGCGCATCCACTGAATCTTGGTTCTCCCCTGTGCCATTCTTATATCACCACGGACTATTCTGAGGCGTTGACTGAGTTCATTACGCCGCCTTTTGCCGACAGAAAACAGCCCCTCGCTTTTCTTCGTGATGCCCAGAAATTCGTCTACGATCATCTGGATAATGAACTGCTCTGGGCCACCAGCATGCCCTGCGTGGTCGAAGGAGGGGAACGCATTCCGCTGGCTCGCTATGGAACCTCTAATGCGGGCACCATGAAAACGGTCTATCGACGGGGGCTGGGACATCGTTATGGGCGTGTGATGCAGGTTATCGCCGGTGTGCATTTCAACTACTCGTTGCCTGAGCGTTTCTGGCCCCTGTTTCAGGAACAGGAGGGGGATCAGAGGGATCTGCAACGATTTATCACTGAATCCTATTTCGGCATGCTGCGAAATCTGCAGCGTTTCGGCTGGCTGATTCCCTATCTGTTCGGCGCCTCTCCCGCTGTCTGTAAATCATTTCTGGGCGGCCGGGCGACCAATCTCAAACCCTTCGATAAATATACCTACTACTATCCCTATGCCACCTCCCTGCGTATGGGGGATATCGGTTACCAGAACAGCAAGGAGCAGGGAACGGGTATCAAGGCCTGCTACGATTGTCTGGACGCCTATGTCGAGACCCTGGGACGGGCCACCGAGACAGCCTGCCCAATCTACCGGATGATCGGGGTCAAAGTGGATGGCCGTTACGAACAGTTAAACGCCAATATTCTGCAGATCGAGAACGAGTATTACAGTACCGTTCGTCCAAAGCAGATTCCGGACGGCCTGGAGAAACCTATTCTCGCCCTGCAGCGCCGAGGGGTGCGATATGTCGAACTCAGGTCTTTGGATGTCAATGCCTTCGACCCACTGGGCATAGATGAGCAGCAGGTCTATTTTCTGGAAGCATTCATGCTGTTTTGTCAGCTGCTCGACAGCCCGTCGATCAATGTCTTCGAGCAACGGGAGATAGATCGCAATGAAGGGGCATCTGCTCACCGAGGGAGAGATCCTGAACTTTTTCTGCAGCGGAATGGTCGGGAGATACGCTTGCGTGACTGGGCGCTTGAGATCTGTGAATCGATGCAGGCAGTATGTGAAATCCTGGATCAAGGAACAGGTGCACGAACCTACAGCAGGGCGCTTGAACAGCTTAGTGAGCGGGCGCGTTATCCTGAGTTGACGCCCTCTGCCAGGATGCTGGCGGAGATGCGGGAAAACGGAGAGAGCTTTTTTGAATTTGCCCAGCGAATCTCCCACGACCATCAGGACTATTTTTTAAAGCAACAGCTTTCTGCTGAACGGCAGCGGGTATTCACCGAAGAGGCGGAGCGTTCCTGGGAACAGCAGGGTGTTATCGAGTCGGCGGATAAGATCTCTTTCGATCAATTTCTCGCAGATTACTTCTCCCAGCAGTGA